The following proteins are encoded in a genomic region of Montipora foliosa isolate CH-2021 chromosome 10, ASM3666993v2, whole genome shotgun sequence:
- the LOC137973639 gene encoding peptidyl-prolyl cis-trans isomerase G-like, with amino-acid sequence MSHRKANKRRSETGEDDDYWLSVTPLKKRSLQQREASEHMYNESAQFQHGVFAGDEGGSGIRRSSRTPKPKLFDGEETVVTARTRETTTSSTSGRLLKSDESPLSSTSSQRISSSNDRLISRKHEKIVGAVYDEGHKRETRRSYQDYLKQLKTGSNQVLETEDKFEIDSTKANSAKRKSKDFSGVVTPKGNTGAHKIAKEKGLSNEGRKKEIPDKGSPKVRSSSRTPIPKRVFSLIEGDGNPEVKSEIPMSFDLESEPLELTSPKARSSLRNQAQKSSLLENNAPEQKSPTLKAPKPQVIKREYSVKDVESLQNLSKTTLTPTMSDEPSPKVRVSSRGHIPKKTFSLLEGKERPGEIKGAQDDTEKAQEAEKHGPGRSVEVIVMKTETEQTSTKGQLLSSKQRFPKEQGKQTLTSDSRDADESPMLVTMECQDSSKRKSQPRNLDNTDVKIPSSSQVISERKQSDDIKEDNNERRVNKRKGKPVKRKVASTQKTSVIDAGEETVLELVTDTQLLETPKPRKTKVPSKRKLELESSEKRSVSGDEIATRIKQEPVENPNSFSFSDLLTGVGEILGVSGDLANSIPKSNKKGKAGKDESSSCKSKGKEATKSKGHSNDSISKIPEQEHIVLKLHIPHSEESTKHKKHHHHHHHHHKRKHSSNHRDGSPKKSHHKKTTPKLSESVEESNGCQSPETKKKKISIKFRGLSSKNVDLEMAPDSAGLVESVKGDDAATGVAKSKEQSVETGRAKAENPPNESVKKIKKPKPAESSSSHSESEHVKLVIKKDKLSSSNKTEEKKPVQTTSGLVKAGNQKKNTANTTASKKGKGDKTPVKSKPKVVTSYLLFCKQYRKKIVEDYPGLGKNCTLMIGTHLKDSAYYCIRAYVLHISRYSEFLSVMLTNTGTFLCSLKL; translated from the exons ATGTCGCATCGAAAAGCGAATAAACGCAGAAGCGAAACCGGCGAAGATGATGATTATTGGCTGTCTGTTACTCCACTAAAAAAGAGATCATTGCAGCAGAGGGAAGCCTCTGAGCATATGTATAACGAGAGTGCACAATTCCAACATGGTGTTTTTGCCGGCGATGAGGGTGGATCGGGCATTAGAAGATCATCAAGGACTCCAAAACCCAAACTCTTTGACGGTGAAGAAACTGTTGTGACTGCGAGAACTCGAGAGACAACGACATCCAGTACTTCTGGTCGACTCTTGAAATCAGATGAATCACCGCTGTCTTCGACAAGCAGTCAACGCATTTCATCAAGCAATGATCGTTTGATCTCCAGGAAACATGAAAAGATCGTTGGTGCTGTTTATGACGAGGGTCATAAAAGGGAGACCAGGCGGAGTTATCAAGATTATTTAAAGCAACTCAAAACAGGAAGTAATCAGGTACTAGAAACCGAAGATAAGTTTGAAATTGATAGCACCAAAGCCAATTCTGCAAAGAGGAAATCTAAAGATTTCAGTGGAGTTGTAACGCCAAAAGGAAACACAGGTGCACACAAgattgcaaaagaaaaaggtcTATCAAACGAAGGTAGGAAGAAAGAAATCCCAGATAAGGGCTCGCCCAAGGTCAGATCGTCTTCTCGGACTCCTATTCCTAAAAGagtattttcactgattgaagGTGATGGAAATCCTGAGGTCAAATCAGAGATACCTATGTCATTTGACCTTGAAAGTGAGCCTTTAGAACTGACATCACCTAAAGCACGATCATCATTGCGAAATCAAGCACAAAAGAGTAGTTTGCTTGAAAATAATGCTCCAGAACAAAAATCACCCACATTAAAAGCCCCAAAACCTCAAGTCATCAAGAGGGAATACAGTGTGAAAGATGTGGAGAGTTTGCAAAATTTGTCAAAAACTACACTTACCCCAACAATGTCTGATGAACCATCACCAAAAGTTAGAGTGTCATCTCGTGGGCACATTCCAAAGAAAACTTTCTCCCTTCTTGAAGGTAAAGAAAGACCTGGAGAGATTAAGGGAGCTCAAGATGACACAGAAAAAGCTCAGGAGGCTGAGAAACATGGACCAGGGAGATCAGTTGAAGTAATAGTTATGAAAACTGAAACGGAACAAACAAGTACAAAGGGACAACTGTTAAGCAGTAAACAGAGGTTTCCTAAGGAACAGGGTAAACAAACTTTGACTTCTGATAGTCGTGATGCAGATGAATCACCTATGCTAGTCACAATGGAATGTCAGGATTCGTCTAAACGTAAAAGTCAGCCAAGGAACTTAGATAATACTGATGTTAAGATTCCAAGCTCCTCCCAAGTTATTTCTGAGAGAAAACAATCTGATGACATTAAAGAGGACAACAATGAGAGGAGAGTGAATAAACGCAAGGGAAAACCTGTGAAAAGAAAAGTTGCTTCGACCCAAAAAACGTCTGTTATAGATGCTGGAGAGGAGACAGTGTTGGAGCTGGTCACTGATACTCAACTGTTGGAAACTCCAAAGCCACGCAAAACGAAGGTCCCAAGTAAAAGAAAACTAGAGTTGGAATCGTCAGAGAAGAGAAGTGTGTCAGGGGATGAGATTGCCACAAGAATAAAACAAGAACCAGTGGAAAACCCTAATTCATTTTCGTTCAGTGACTTGCTCACTGGAGTGGGAGAAATATTAGGGGTGTCTGGTGATTTGGCAAACAGCATCCCGAAGAGtaacaaaaagggaaaagcaGGCAAGGATGAGTCATCTTCGTGTAAAAGCAAGGGCAAGGAAGCAACAAAGTCAAAAGGACATTCTAACGATTCTATCAGTAAAATTCCAGAGCAAGAacacattgttttgaaattgcaTATTCCACATTCAGAGGAATCCACAAAACATAagaaacatcatcatcatcatcatcaccatcataaGCGCAAGCATTCAAGTAATCATAGGGATGGCTCTCCTAAGAAGTCCCACCACAAGAAAACTACACCAAAATTATCTGAGAGTGTTGAAGAATCTAATGGATGTCAGAGCCcagaaacaaagaagaaaaagattTCTATTAAATTCAGGGGTCTGTCATCCAAGAATGTTGATCTTGAAATGGCTCCCGATAGCGCAGGACTGGTGGAAAGTGTCAAGGGTGATGATGCAGCCACTGGAGTGGCAAAATCAAAGGAACAGTCAGTGGAAACTGGCAGAGCAAAGGCTGAAAATCCTCCCAATGAGAGTGTCAAAAAGATAAAGAAACCAAAGCCAGCGGAGTCATCATCATCGCACTCTGAAAGTGAGCATGTCAAGTTAGTGATCAAGAAAGACAAGCTTTCATCAAGCAATAAAACTGAGGAGAAGAAACCCGTCCAAACAACGTCTGGACTAGTTAAAGCAGGAAATCAGAAGAAAAACACTGCAAATACAACTGCAAGTAAAAAAGGGAAAGGAGACAAGACCCCAGTCAAATCA AAACCTAAGGTGGTGACTTCCTACTTGCTTTTCTGCAAGCAGTATCGGAAGAAAATAGTGGAAGATTACCCTGGATTGGGTAAGAACTGTACACTCATGATTGGTACACaccttaaggacagtgcctactattgtattcgcgcatacgttctgcacatctcgagatactcagaattcctatcggtgatgcttactaatacagggacatttttgtgcagtttaaaattatga